In the Halorubrum ruber genome, CCTCGACCGCATCGCGGGTCCCCCGCGAGAGGTGGTCGAGGTCGTCGTCGTGCATCACGATGATGCCGACGCCCTCGTCGTCGAGCGTCCGCTCGACGGCGTCGTCGAGCTTCTCGTCTTTCTCGTCGTCCGGCACGTTCTCGAACGCCCGGACGCCGGCGAGGCGGAATCCGGTCGTGAACTCCGGGCTGCCGACGACCGCTATCTCCTGGCTCATGTTATCACCAGCTCCGATTCGATCTCGTCCGGCGAGAGGCCGGCCTCCTTCCCGCGAGCGATCGCCCGGATGTTCTCCGTCTCGCGCTCCTTCGCGAGGATGTACGAGATCACCGGGGTGACCGACACCGGGTGGATCGTGCCGAGCCGGTCGCCGTACGCGAGCAGGGCGCCGTCGATCGCGTGTTCGAACGCGATGAGGCTGTCCGCCTCCTCGAGCTCGCGCAGCGCGGGCCCGAGCTCGTCGCCGTACTGGCTGTCGCCGATGAACTCGACGAGCTCGTCGAGGTTCTGCGCCAGCCGCGCGAGCGACGACCGGGTGAACAGGTCGCCGCCCTCGATGAAGTACGCCGCGGGGTCGATGTCCGCGCCCGAGCGGGCGAGCCGGAGCGCGTTCGTCGCGTTCCGGAAGTCGACCTCCGCTTTGAGGAACGACTCGTACTGCCGGGTCGGCTCGTCGCCGCCGAGCCCGGAGAGGAGCCGCTCGTAGAACGCGCGGTCGACCGCGTTCTCCAAGGGCACCAGCACGTCCGTCTCCTCGTACTCGGCGTACGCCGCCCGGAGCGGCTCCCCGTAGATCGTGTCTTCGAGGACCTCGATCACGGCGTCGATCGAGTCCGCCTCGAGCAGCCGCCGGATCCGGCGGTCGTCGAACTCGCCGGCGCGGATCAGGTCGACCTCGACGGCCGACTGGTCCGCGTCGGTGTAGGCGCCGCGGATGACCGTCTTCACGTTCCAGGCGTCGAACTTCCGGAGATACCGCGCGATCAGGTCGTACAGCGACCCCTCGCTCCAGTCGAGGATCGCGTCGAACTGCTCGGCGAGGTTCCGGTTCAACGCGTACTCGATCAGGTCCACGCCGCCGTGGCGGCTGCCGAGCGCGTTGATCTCCGCGCCGTAGCTCGACTCCTCCATGAACCGAGCGATCTCGGCCGGCCCCATCCGGGTGAGCTTGCGGTACTCCTCGTCCCCGTAGAGGCTGCCGCGGCGGGCACGAACCCGCGCGACGACGTACTCGGGGTTCGAGCTACCGGCGGCGCTCATTGGTCGAACAGCCGCTCCGAGATGTTCTTCAACTCGTCGTCCCAGACGGACTCCAGGACCGAGTCGAACGTGTTGTTCACGCGAACGCGGGAGGTGTCGCTCTCGGCGACGACGCCGCCGAGGCAGTCGACTTCCCCGTCGACCTCGGCGTTGCGGTCCGCGACGAGCTCTTCGAGCAGCTCGACGTCCTCGGCGC is a window encoding:
- a CDS encoding V-type ATP synthase subunit F; amino-acid sequence: MSQEIAVVGSPEFTTGFRLAGVRAFENVPDDEKDEKLDDAVERTLDDEGVGIIVMHDDDLDHLSRGTRDAVEGSIEPVLVTLGGSGAGSGGLRDQIKRAIGIDLMEEDD
- a CDS encoding V-type ATP synthase subunit C; the protein is MSAAGSSNPEYVVARVRARRGSLYGDEEYRKLTRMGPAEIARFMEESSYGAEINALGSRHGGVDLIEYALNRNLAEQFDAILDWSEGSLYDLIARYLRKFDAWNVKTVIRGAYTDADQSAVEVDLIRAGEFDDRRIRRLLEADSIDAVIEVLEDTIYGEPLRAAYAEYEETDVLVPLENAVDRAFYERLLSGLGGDEPTRQYESFLKAEVDFRNATNALRLARSGADIDPAAYFIEGGDLFTRSSLARLAQNLDELVEFIGDSQYGDELGPALRELEEADSLIAFEHAIDGALLAYGDRLGTIHPVSVTPVISYILAKERETENIRAIARGKEAGLSPDEIESELVIT